The following proteins are encoded in a genomic region of Gossypium hirsutum isolate 1008001.06 chromosome D05, Gossypium_hirsutum_v2.1, whole genome shotgun sequence:
- the LOC107907513 gene encoding uncharacterized protein: protein MGCSLSCRSSSCGVKNMIRVVHLNGLVQDFDHPVSVSEVTGTDRPPKQFLCTPAQLLSDCSQLGLQPDTILQAGHIYFLLPYTTLQSDVSHVSLASIARKLTAKAKSTKPNSSTQPASISLWPSPDSGLVSCGAQRLSRMRPWKPVLDTIREKSFNRRSESDLQEGNLVQNV, encoded by the coding sequence ATGGGTTGTAGTTTGTCTTGTAGATCATCATCGTGTGGAGTGAAGAATATGATCCGAGTGGTTCACCTGAATGGGTTGGTACAAGATTTTGACCACCCTGTTTCGGTGAGTGAAGTCACTGGCACCGATCGCCCACCAAAGCAGTTCCTTTGCACTCCAGCTCAACTCCTTTCCGACTGCTCCCAGTTGGGTCTTCAACCTGATACTATTCTTCAAGCTGGCCATATTTATTTTCTTCTACCTTACACCACTCTGCAGTCTGATGTGTCTCATGTGTCTTTGGCATCTATTGCCAGAAAGCTCACTGCCAAAGCCAAGTCCACCAAGCCCAACTCCTCCACTCAGCCTGCCTCCATCTCGCTCTGGCCCTCGCCTGATTCAGGGCTTGTGTCTTGTGGGGCACAAAGGTTGTCCCGCATGCGTCCTTGGAAACCTGTCTTGGACACCATCAGAGAAAAATCATTTAATCGCCGAAGCGAATCGGATTTGCAGGAAGGAAACCTAGTCCAaaatgtttag
- the LOC107907510 gene encoding pentatricopeptide repeat-containing protein At1g11290, chloroplastic, which yields MVPETIGSLLHHCSKTKSFRSGLSLHAAVLKTGIQANVIVSNHVLNMYAKCGSINFARQVFDEMSEKNLVSWSAMVSGYEQVGEPLLALDLFSQMRLAPNEYIFSSAISACSNLMLLSEGRQIHAQSIKGGYASVSFVSNALISMYMKCGHSKDALSVYSGALQPNVVSYNAIITGFIENQQPEKGFEVFKHMRQQGLAPDRFTFIGLLRSCADSNALHSGMVLHCQTIKLALDSTACIGNVIMTMYSNFSLMKEVEKVFELIQEKDVISWNTFIAACSHCEDHEKSLRAFGEMLNVYHMRPDDFTFAGALSASAALASILYGKQIHGHLIRTRLNQDVGVGNSLTNMYAKCGSIAYAYKVFNGMPHHNLVSWNTIIAAFGNHGLGSRALELFEQLRAVRLEPDSVTFVGILMACNHAGRVDEGLVVFDSMQERYGIAPEIEHVSCLIDMLGRAGRLNEAEAYMRKYPYGEDTVVLGSLLSACRVHGDVVMGERIAKELMKREAVSTSPYVLLSNLYASDEKWGSVAEARKKLKGSGLKKEAGYSLVQVKGNFEKFTVGDFSQTRIDEMLHTLTTLARLSFHLTSSVFL from the coding sequence ATGGTTCCTGAAACTATTGGCTCACTCTTGCACCACTGCTCCAAAACCAAATCATTTCGTTCTGGTCTTTCTCTTCATGCTGCTGTTTTGAAGACTGGTATACAGGCCAATGTCATTGTCTCCAACCATGTCCTTAACATGTATGCAAAGTGTGGCAGTATTAACTTTGCTCGTCAGGTATTTGATGAAATGTCTGAAAAAAACCTTGTTTCTTGGTCCGCCATGGTCTCTGGTTATGAACAGGTTGGGGAACCTTTATTAGCACTTGATTTGTTTTCCCAAATGCGCCTTGCACCCAACGAGTACATATTTTCCAGTGCCATTAGTGCTTGCTCCAATCTCATGCTGTTAAGTGAAGGACGGCAAATTCATGCTCAATCAATCAAGGGTGGATACGCATCAGTATCATTTGTTTCTAACGCCCTTATCTCAATGTACATGAAATGTGGTCATTCTAAGGATGCATTGTCAGTCTATTCTGGTGCTTTACAACCAAATGTTGTATCTTACAATGCTATAATTACGGGATTCATAGAAAACCAACAACCTGAAAAGGGTTTTGAAGTTTTTAAACATATGCGTCAACAAGGCCTTGCGCCAGATCGTTTTACTTTTATTGGATTGCTCAGGAGTTGCGCCGACTCAAATGCTTTACACAGCGGAATGGTATTGCATTGCCAGACAATCAAACTTGCGCTGGACTCCACCGCCTGTATAGGTAATGTGATAATGACAATGTACTCAAATTTTAGTTTGATGAAAGAGGTAGAGAAGGTCTTCGAATTAATCCAGGAAAAGGATGTCATTTCCTGGAACACTTTCATAGCTGCTTGTTCTCACTGTGAAGATCATGAAAAAAGTTTAAGAGCTTTCGGAGAGATGCTTAATGTATACCACATGAGACCAGATGATTTCACTTTTGCTGGTGCCCTTTCTGCCTCTGCTGCGCTTGCTTCAATACTTTACGGCAAGCAGATCCATGGTCATCTGATAAGAACAAGGCTGAACCAAGACGTGGGAGTTGGTAATTCCCTCACCAACATGTATGCAAAATGCGGTTCCATTGCATATGCATATAAAGTATTTAACGGTATGCCCCATCACAATCTCGTGTCATGGAATACCATCATTGCTGCATTCGGAAACCATGGGCTTGGGAGCAGAGCCCTGGAGCTTTTCGAGCAGCTAAGGGCAGTCAGACTAGAGCCAGATTCCGTCACATTTGTAGGGATTCTGATGGCATGCAATCATGCTGGTAGGGTGGATGAAGGCCTTGTTGTATTTGATTCTATGCAAGAAAGGTATGGGATTGCTCCTGAAATAGAACATGTTTCGTGTCTGATCGATATGCTGGGACGGGCGGGGAGATTAAACGAGGCAGAAGCATACATGAGGAAATATCCGTATGGAGAAGATACAGTGGTGTTAGGGAGCCTGCTGTCTGCATGTAGAGTGCACGGAGATGTAGTGATGGGGGAAAGGATAGCTAAAGAGCTAATGAAACGTGAAGCAGTGAGCACATCACCTTACGTTCTGTTGTCAAACCTGTATGCTTCAGATGAGAAATGGGGTAGTGTAGCAGAGGCCAGAAAGAAGTTGAAGGGTAGTGGTCTGAAGAAGGAAGCCGGGTATAGTTTGGTTCAAGTAAAgggtaattttgaaaaatttacgGTTGGGGATTTTTCTCAGACAAGGATTGATGAGATGTTACACACCCTCACAACTTTAGCTCGACTTTCTTTTCATCTTACGAGCTCTGTTTTTCTATAA
- the LOC107907511 gene encoding putative clathrin assembly protein At5g57200 — translation MGSFKSFRQAYGALKDSTTVGLAKVNSDFKDLDIAIVKATNHVECPPKERHVRKILAATAVARPRADIAYCIHALAKRLSKTRNWIVAIKVLIVIHRTLREGDPTFREELMNYSHRGRILQISNFKDDSSPLAWDCSAWVRTYALFLEERLECFRVLKFDIETERLPKTSSPAGASKSRSTSRTILSASDELIEQLPVLQQLLYRLIGCQPEGAAYSNYLVQYALALILKESFKIYCGINDGIISLVDMFFDMSKHDAVKALNIYKRAGQQAESLAEFYEYCKGLDLARNFQFPTLRQPPPSFLATMEEYIKEAPQTSSVQNRLEYEQREESPPPADGVEEKQVEEENNKPLQEPAAAAAEETQAKEEVKEPQPLVSLASTDDLLGLNEINPRALELEESNALALAIVPSGNESTTNRGLNEISGTGWELALVTAPSNHTAPPVESKLGGGFDKLLLDSLYEDDAARRQLQLKNAGYGYGYGSMDVQQNPFHQYQHNDPFIMSNDIAPPTNVQMALLAQQQQMMMMVPYQYPQQQNIPPSNPFGDPFFSLPPTSTSQPGNHTLL, via the exons ATGGGATCGTTTAAGAGTTTCAGACAAGCTTACGGGGCTCTCAAAGATTCAACCACGGTTGGTCTTGCAAAGGTCAATAGTGATTTCAAG GATTTAGACATTGCGATTGTAAAAGCTACTAATCACGTTGAATGTCCTCCCAAAGAACGACATGTTCGAA AAATATTGGCAGCCACAGCTGTTGCCCGACCACGAGCAGATATAGCTTATTGCATTCATGCCTTGGCAAAGAGATTATCTAAGACGCGAAATTGGATT GTTGCTATAAAGGTTTTAATAGTTATTCATAGAACATTAAGGGAAGGCGATCCTACATTTAGAGAAGAGCTTATGAACTACTCACATAGAGGACGTATTCTTCAAATATCAAACTTTAAAGATGATTCAAGCCCTCTTG CATGGGATTGCTCAGCATGGGTTAGGACATATGCACTTTTCTTAGAGGAGAGGCTTGAATGCTTTAGAGTATTGAAATTTGATATTGAAACGGAACGGTTGCCAAAAACATCATCGCCAGCTGGCGCAagcaag TCACGTAGCACTAGCAGAACAATACTTTCAGCTAGTGATGAACTAATAGAGCAACTACCTGTATTACAACAACTTCTTTATCGTCTTATAGGTTGTCAG CCAGAAGGAGCAGCTTATAGCAATTACCTCGTTCAATATGCCTTAGCTTTG ATACTAAAAGAGAGTTTCAAAATATATTGTGGTATCAACGATGGAATTATCAGCCTTGTAGATATG TTCTTTGATATGTCAAAACATGATGCCGTCAAAGCTCTTAATATATACAAAAGAGCTGGTCAACAG GCAGAAAGTCTTGCTGAGTTTTATGAATACTGCAAAGGATTAGATCTTGCTAGGAACTTCCAGTTTCCAACATTAAGACAG CCACCACCATCATTTCTTGCAACTATGGAAGAATATATAAAAGAAGCTCCCCAAACAAGTTCCGTCCAAAACAGGCTG GAATATGAGCAGAGAGAGGAGTCACCTCCACCAGCAGATGGAGTTGAAGAAAAACAAGTAGAGGAGGAGAATAATAAACCATTGCAAGAaccagcagcagcagcagcagaagAGACACAAGCAAAGGAGGAAGTGAAGGAACCTCAACCACTTGTGTCACTTGCTAGTACAGATGATTTGTTG GGTCTAAATGAAATCAACCCAAGAGCTTTGGAATTAGAGGAAAGCAATGCATTGGCTCTTGCAATTGTTCCATCAG GTAATGAATCAACAACAAATCGTGGGTTAAATGAAATCAGTGGCACGGGATGGGAACTAGCACTTGTTACAGCACCTAGCAATCATACAGCTCCGCCGGTAGAAAGCAAATTG GGGGGAGGATTTGACAAGTTATTACTAGATAGTTTGTATGAAGATGATGCTGCTAGAAGGCAGTTGCAACTAAAAAATGCAGGATATGGATATGGATATGGAAGTATGGATGTTCAACAAAACCCTTTCCACCAGTATCAACACAATGACCCATTCATAATGTCCAATGACATTGCACCCCCAACAAATGTACAAATGGCCTTACTTGCTCAACAACAACAAATGATGATGATGGTGCCTTATCAATACCCTCAACAACAGAACATTCCCCCTTCTAACCCATTTGGAGATCCATTTTTTAGTCTCCCACCAACTTCTACATCCCAACCAGGAAACCATACcctactttaa
- the LOC107907512 gene encoding glycosyltransferase BC10, with product MGGDMQMLPGSSHRPALKRPVWIIFLVSLVSLFLACSYIYPPHGDAACYVFSSKGCKAVTDRPLPSPARELTDEEFASKVVFRDILHIPRIQPKYSKIAFMFLTPSSLPFEKLWDRFFCGHEGKFSVYVHASKEQPVHVSRYFLNREIHSDKVGWGKISMVDAERRLLAHALKDPDNQQFVLLSESCIPLHSFDYVYDYLMHANMSFVDCFFDPGPHGHGRYSKHMLPVVEKKDFRKGAQWFSIRRQHALVVMADSLYYSRFRDYCKRGFDGKNCIADEHYLPTFFHIIDPGGIANWSVTHVDWSERKWHPKSYRARDVTYELLKNITSIELSVHVTSDEKREEQVQACLWNGVRRPCYLFARKFYPETLHKLMKLHNF from the exons ATGGGTGGTGATATGCAGATGTTGCCAGGGTCTAGCCACCGCCCTGCTTTGAAGAGGCCCGTATGGATTATTTTCTTGGTTTCGTTAGTCAGCCTTTTTCTAGCTTGTTCTTATATCTATCCACCACATGGCGATGCTGCTTGCTACGTATTTTCTTCTAAAGGTTGCAAGGCCGTTACTGATCGGCCTCTACCTTCTCCTGCAAGGGAACTAACTGATGAGGAGTTTGCATCTAAGGTGGTTTTTAGGGATATTTTGCATATACCTCGCATCCAGCCTAAATATTCTAAAATTGCATTCATGTTCTTAACTCCAAGTTCACTGCCTTTCGAGAAGCTTTGGGATAGGTTCTTCTGT GGACATGAGGGGAAGTTTTCTGTTTATGTTCACGCATCAAAAGAACAACCAGTTCATGTGAGCCGTTACTTTCTTAACCGAGAAATTCACAGTGATAAG GTTGGGTGGGGGAAAATTTCTATGGTTGATGCAGAGAGAAGGTTGTTGGCACATGCTCTAAAAGATCCAGATAACCAACAGTTTGTGTTACTTTCTGAAAG TTGTATTCCCTTGCATAGTTTTGACTATGTCTATGACTATCTGATGCATGCTAATATGAGTTTCGTTGACTG CTTTTTCGATCCTGGACCACATGGACATGGTAGGTACTCAAAGCACATGTTACCTGTAGTAGAAAAGAAAGACTTCAGAAAGGGTGCGCAG TGGTTCTCAATCAGGCGGCAGCATGCTCTGGTAGTTATGGCTGACAGTCTTTACTACTCAAGGTTCCGCGATTACTGCAAG CGTGGTTTTGATGGCAAAAATTGCATTGCTGATGAACATTACTTGCCAACTTTTTTCCAT ATTATAGATCCTGGTGGTATTGCCAACTGGTCAGTAACACATGTTGACTGGTCTGAGAGAAAGTGGCACCCTAAATCCTATAGGGCTCGGGATGTTACATACGAGCTACTGAAGAATATTACG TCAATTGAGTTGAGTGTGCATGTAACAAGTGATGAAAAG AGAGAAGAGCAGGTACAGGCCTGCCTATGGAACGGTGTCCGACGACCATGCTACCTATTTGCTAGGAAATTCTATCCAGAAACCCTACATAAACTGATGAAGCTTCACAATTTTTGa
- the LOC107907366 gene encoding pathogenesis-related homeodomain protein, translating to MRGTGKKLTDHGSAKSSSSKREAGSKLIATLKKFKNRCKISHGRVRKPKHHVKKVSSTLLKRKVTASVTEGTGNDVSSARKVGCKTNLHKANKKGSSKKLGLSKLQGKNAICASLEENGKKDNADVRIKKLTRKTKKGQKDKVELDEASRLQRRTRYLLIKMKLEQNLIDAYSGEGWKGQSREKIKPEKELQRAKKQILKCKLGIREAIRQLDSLSSVGSIEGSVIAPDGSVYHEHIFCAKCELREAFPDNDIVLCDGTCNRAFHQKCLDPPLDTEHIPPGDQGWFCKFCECKMEIIEAMNAHIGTHFSVDSHWQDIFKDEAAFPDDANASLNPGDEWPSDDSEDDDYDPERRENSCRISGTATDGDESDETDNSTSLSWSVDSEDLSGFGRHENHQFDSGGDSYETSDGEILSGRRRRRAVDYRKLYDEMFGKDAPPYEQVSEDEDWGPGKRKHREKESDAASTLMTLYESETKFLNIETTEMKRQLPSDLKSRRPFFRIPPTAVEKLREVFAENELPSRVVRENLSKELGLEPEKVNKWFKNARYLALKSRKVERSDHLQSSSPRVPKEPEVEAPKRKDTEIMALEDMSEAALVRTPKRLKTKLRKSPNSKSVCTSVDRSPHNGLSIVSHTNSDKVSKELSDDVILKKLLNVKKKWGKEKRVKIIGGGGGLEAFELEMERLCRAKVRLENMKQTLLGLESRKARKLNKRWQRVHEESVIYIPIAELKEKVV from the exons ATGCGTGGTACTGGAAAGAAATTAACGGATCACGGATCTGCCAAATCCTCTTCTTCTAAGAGAGAAGCTGGGTCTAAGCTAATTGCAAcgctaaaaaaatttaaaaaccgaTGCAAAATTTCCCATGGCAGAGTGCGTAAGCCCAAACATCATGTTAAGAAAGTTAGTTCGACCTTGTTGAAGAGGAAAGTTACTGCTTCTGTTACCGAAGGGACGGGAAATGATGTCTCTTCCGCCAGAAAAGTCGGTTGTAAGACAAACCTGCACAAAGCAAACAAGAAAGGGTCATCTAAGAAGCTGGGTTTGTCGAAGCTTCAAGGTAAAAATGCTATATGTGCTAGTTTGGAGGAGAATGGTAAAAAGGATAATGCAGATGTTAGAATTAAAAAACTAACCAGGAAGACTAAGAAGGGGCAAAAGGATAAGGTGGAGCTAGATGAAGCATCTCGCTTGCAGAGGAGAACTAGGTACCTTCTGATTAAGATGAAGCTGGAACAGAATCTTATTGATGCTTATTCTGGGGAAGGCTGGAAGGGTCAAAG TCGAGAAAAGATTAAGCCAGAAAAGGAACTGCAAAGAGCCAAGAAACAAATCTTGAAGTGCAAACTTGGGATACGCGAGGCAATTCGCCAGTTGGATTCACTTAGTTCAGTAGGGAGCATTGAAGGCTCTGTTATTGCTCCAGATGGCTCTGTTTACCATGAACAT ATATTTTGTGCAAAGTGCGAGTTACGTGAGGCTTTTCCAGATAATGATATAGTACTTTGTGATGGAACATGCAACCGGGCCTTCCACCAAAAGTGCCTGGATCCTCCACTGGACACTGAACATA TACCTCCGGGAGATCAGGGCTGGTTTTGCAAATTTTGTGAATGTAAGATGGAAATTATAGaagcaatgaatgcacatatcgGCACCCATTTCTCTGTTGACAGCCATTGGCAG GATATTTTCAAAGATGAAGCTGCTTTCCCTGATGATGCGAATGCATCACTAAATCCAGGGGATGAATGGCCTTCAGATGATTCTGAAGATGATGATTATGATCCAGAGAGGAGGGAGAACAGCTGCAGGATCAGTGGAACAGCCACTGATGGTGATGAATCGGATGAAACAGACAATTCAACCAGTTTAAGTTGGTCTGTGGATAGTGAAGATCTTTCTGGATTCGGAAGGCATGAAAACCATCAATTTGACAGTGGCGGAGATTCTTATGAAACCAGTGATGGGGAAATTCTTAGTGGCCGTAGGAGGCGAAGAGCAGTTGATTACAGGAAGCTATATGAT GAAATGTTTGGAAAGGATGCCCCTCCATATGAGCAAGTCAGTGAAGATGAAGATTGGGGTCCTGGTAAAAGAAAGCATAGAGAAAAAGAGTCGGATGCTGCCAGCACACTTATGACTCTGTATGAAAGTgagacaaaatttcttaacattGAAACCACAGAAATGAAAAGACAGCTACCTTCAGACCTGAAGAGCAGGCGACCATTTTTCAGAATTCCTCCCACTGCAGTAGAG AAACTCCGAGAGGTGTTTGCTGAGAATGAACTTCCATCTAGAGTCGTCAGGGAGAACCTTTCAAAGGAATTAGGCCTTGAGCCTGAAAAG GTAAATAAATGGTTCAAGAATGCCCGCTACTTGGCACTAAAAAGCAGAAAG GTAGAGAGATCAGATCACCTTCAGAGCTCTTCTCCTAGAGTCCCCAAGGAGCCTGAAGTGGAAGCTCCAAAGAGGAAGGATACTGAAATCATGGCATTGGAAGATATGTCAGAAGCAGCTTTGGTACGGACACCAAAGAGATTGAAAACAAAATTGAGAAAGAGTCCAAACTCAAAGTCAGTATGCACCTCTGTAGATAGAAGTCCGCATAATGGACTCTCAATTGTTTCACATACAAACAGCGACAAG GTGAGTAAGGAGTTGAGTGACGATGTGATATTAAAGAAGCTTTTAAATGTGAAAAAGAAGTGGGGGAAGGAGAAGAGGGTGAAGATTATTGGAGGGGGTGGTGGGTTAGAAGCATT